A single Ptiloglossa arizonensis isolate GNS036 chromosome 2, iyPtiAriz1_principal, whole genome shotgun sequence DNA region contains:
- the L(1)g0196 gene encoding inositol hexakisphosphate and diphosphoinositol-pentakisphosphate kinase isoform X11, protein MSYTELEHGYQGLRNATRPIFYVGDINTVQPSLVGPVASSIYRSSKRAELSDGCSNDDGCMGGSDLEGEGKQVLVGVCAMAKKSQSKPMKEILTRLEEFEYIKIIVFPEEVILKESVEDWPIVDCLISFHSKGFPLDKAISYANLRNPFIINNLPMQYDIQDRRRVYAILSSEGIEIPRYAVLDRDSSDPKHHELVESEDHVEVNGVTFNKPFVEKPVSAEDHNIYIYYPTSAGGGSQRLFRKIGSRSSVYSPESRVRKTGSYIYEDFMPTDGTDVKVYTVGPDYAHAEARKSPALDGKVERDSEGKEIRYPVILSNAEKLISRKVCLAFKQTVCGFDLLRANGQSFVCDVNGFSFVKNSNKYYDDCAKILGNMILRELAPTLHIPWSVPFQLDDPPIVPTTFGKMMELRCVVAVIRHGDRTPKQKMKVEVRHPKFFEIFAKYDGYKHGHIKLKRPKQLQEILDTARSLLAEIQHRAAGPELEEKQGKLEQLKSVLEMYGHFSGINRKVQMKYQPRGRPRGSSSDDDRLGEPSLVLILKWGGELTPAGRIQAEELGRIFRCMYPGGQGDYAGAQGLGLLRLHSTFRHDLKIYASDEGRVQMTAAAFAKGLLALEGELTPILVQMVKSANTNGLLDNDCDSSKYQNMVKTRLHELLQQDREFTREDREQINPGNALSINAAMDFVKNPVRCCQHVHILIQKLMDIVRIKKDDPKTKDAILYHGETWELMGRRWGKIEKDFCTKNKRFDISKIPDIYDCIKYDLQHNNHTLQFEHAEELYIYSKYLADIVIPQEYGLTVQEKLTIGQGICTPLLKKIRADLQRNIEESGEETVNRLNPRYSHGVSSPGRHVRTRLYFTSESHVHSLLTVLRYGGLLDVMKDEQWRRAMEYVSMVSELNYMSQIVVMLYEDPTKDPSSEERFHVELHFSPGVNCCVQKNLPPGPGFRPHSRNESSHNIGESGGGSAQDTISQCSARIEEEDVELGILEDDFMNIPVQSDTPPPVVETDVADSTMDSPTTSRAVDMMDLDPNMMDEPFDSGFLQSSAPIPISARTVAGHEAARLGSQLAASQRQRRDAERSGIVEPRARSYDHQRQDKSEKAADKLQYQSLDAVNKEGKHVTECRIKRSSQALLHVSMGKSMALSHSFSSPELLVPSIETFTSTPLVTLHNTPLVSPNSKTSDITNIVLPVPTVRTSTCLDTDSEGAHPQLRSQSKKYGRSHSEMILPCIECNGELSDPTRLPRNNPWPKSSLSLSYHERIQETAKERIETEKRSRSLSPYLPRCLCYNCNVSELILQSRELPPVERSNFDIYFARSLSHKFFNCSCYLNLRQNESNRSSCSVSSNDSCGNVNESRQSVNVDLDHGLFSVSKKGQRSALLERQNPDPCCSESTSNEPSVCKRQVFKDKQKWRPDKKVTRWTFNGGSVVESNRTLTRTVSCPNFSTLDILPLVNSLCSIQSSSASCSWTRRRRSCTNVNLQRHSSLVDVPDHSSMLYHTSSVRNNDVHDYHDTPRKSNHRSKCPRAPYSRLQPQRSFSSPDTRPSIIQPDPTCTARRHRHSISGQMSYFKLLGYNVNKKLTGSANSLFSTAVISGSSSAPNLKDMVPPHASAVAAIEGFGGVPPIRPLETLHNALSLRQLDSFLEMMTSAPLFRTPASSPPKYPSPAGSTHESVNQNLSIGGISREYHSSDLEAVRYRKKLSKLPLYITPTPIQYKSSNDGETCDIRNQLSPTSPNSTGWSSEPQSFLSSEPSSPAPTSTGECSMSISLISNEGAQSFNTGPKFPTTPCLDVDFNEFCMNIDQDHRESRGSVSYTDYYSNEDGQIRKCGFGAGFGSNLQKIIHTDDLPIDNIDDDEDHTITLKQTEEQKKQDVKQIFEQKESPSIKSNSCKKIGRFLVESMDISDEDVRIKEVNISDKVKPSTSQKAESSNTEKGQKNKDKNTEMIQDQKKTHTSNSHKRKNFSRSQSVSAPKAAAPKTETNFSYKCTSKLSSLSNMSGEDLENWKQNMMKLKPSSTVKLEEPILTVASSLTGSTSVTIGFNVEDEKTE, encoded by the exons ATGTCTTACACTGAATTGGAACATGGTTATCAG GGTCTACGGAATGCCACTCGACCAATTTTCTATGTAGGGGACATAAACACAGTACAACCATCCCTTGTGGGTCCTGTTGCTTCTTCTATATATCGTTCATCAAAAAGA GCCGAACTGTCGGACGGGTGCAGCAATGATGATGGATGCATGGGTGGAAGTGATTTGGAAGGGGAAGGGAAGCAAGTTCTGGTTGGAGTCTGTGCAATGGCCAAGAAATCGCAGAGTAAACcgatgaaagaaattttaacaaGATTAGAAGAATTTGAATACATTAAAATAATAGTATTTCCTGAAGAAGTTATTTTAAAG gAATCAGTCGAAGATTGGCCAATTGTtgattgtttaataagtttccaCAGCAAAGGCTTTCCTCTTGATAAAGCTATAAGTTATGCTAATCTTAGAAATCCTTTTATTATCAATAATTTACCAATGCAATATGATATTCAG GACCGTAGAAGAGTCTATGCCATTTTAAGCAGTGAAGGTATTGAAATTCCAAGATATGCTGTCCTGGACAGAGACTCTTCTGATCCCAAAC ATCATGAATTGGTGGAGTCAGAAGATCATGTAGAAGTTAATGGTGTTACATTCAATAAACCGTTTGTGGAAAAGCCAGTATCTGCTGAGGatcataatatttacatttattatcCTACATCTGCAGGAGGAGGCAGTCAAAGACTATTTAGAAAG ATTGGAAGTCGTAGTAGCGTATATTCACCAGAATCTCGAGTACGTAAAACAGGTTCTTATATTTATGAAGATTTTATGCCTACTGATGGCACAGATGTTAAAGTTTATACCGTGGGTCCGGACTATGCTCATGCAGAAGCAAGAAAAAGCCCTGCACTAGATGGGAAAGTCGAAAGAGATTCGGAAGGAAAAGAAATTCGTTATCCCGTTATACTAAGTAATGCCGAGAAACTAATTAGTAGAAAAGTATGTTTGGCTTTCAAACAGACGGTTTGTGGTTTCGACTTACTCAG GGCAAATGGGCAATCATTTGTGTGCGATGTAAATGGATTTAGTTTTGTAAAAAActcaaataaatattatgatgACTGTGCTAAGATTTTGGGAAATATGATATTGAGAGAATTAGCACCTACTTTGCATATTCCATGGAGTGTTCCCTTTCAATTGGATGATCCGCCTATTGTACCTACCACATTTGGGAAAAT GATGGAATTACGTTGCGTGGTTGCTGTTATAAGACACGGTGATAGAACTCCAAAACAGAAAATGAAAGTGGAAGTTCGTCATCCAAA attttttgaaatatttgcaaaatatGATGGTTATAAACATGGTCACATCAAATTGAAACGGCCTAAGCAATTACAGGAGATATTGGACACTGCGCGTAGTTTATTAGCTGAAATACAACATCGAGCTGCAGGGCCAGAATTAGAAGAAAAGCAAGGAAAACTTGAACAATTAAAAAGCGTTTTAGAGAT GTACGGTCACTTCTCAGGAATAAACCGTAAAGTACAAATGAAGTATCAACCAAGAGGGCGACCAAGAGGAAGTTCCTCGGATGATG atCGACTTGGAGAACCATCGCTTGTTTTGATCTTGAAATGGGGTGGAGAATTAACACCAGCTGGTCGCATTCAAGCAGAGGAATTAGGAAGAATATTTCGCTGCATGTACCCTGGTGGTCAAG GTGATTATGCTGGTGCTCAAGGCTTGGGTTTGCTTCGACTACATTCAACCTTTCGCCATGATTTGAAGATTTATGCAAGTGATGAAGGAAGAGTTCAGATGACTGCAGCTGCTTTCGCAAAAGGTTTACTTGCATTAGAGGGTGAATTAACGCCTATACTAGTACAGATGGTTAAGAGCGCTAATACTAATGGTCTCTTGGACAATGATTGTGACAGTagtaaatatcaaaatat GGTAAAAACTCGACTCCATGAATTATTACAACAGGACAGAGAATTTACTCGCGAAGATCGAGAACAAATAAATCCTGGAAATGCATTGAGTATTAATGCAGCTATGGATTTTGTTAAAAATCCTGTTCGATGTTGTCAACATGTACATATCTTAATTCAAAAGTTAATGGATATTGTGCGTATTAAGAAAGATGATCCAAAAACTAAGG ATGCCATTCTTTACCATGGTGAGACGTGGGAATTAATGGGTCGTCGATGgggtaaaattgaaaaagactTCTGTACTAAAAATAAGAGATTCGACATATCAAAAATTCCGGATATTTATGATTGTATAAAATATGATTTGCAACATAACAATCATACATTGCAATTTGAGCATGCAgaagaattatatatttattctaaaTATTTGGCGGACATAGTTATACCACAG gaatatggaTTAACAGTACAAGAAAAACTTACGATAGGACAAGGTATTTGTACTCCCCTTCTAAAAAAAATAAGAGCAGATCTGCAAAGAAATATTGAAGAATCTGGAGAAGAAACGGTTAATAGGCTTAATCCAAG GTACTCTCATGGTGTTTCGAGCCCTGGTCGTCATGTACGCACAAGACTTTACTTTACAAGTGAAAGTCATGTGCACTCGTTGTTAACAGTTTTACGTTATGGTGGTTTGCTCGAT GTAATGAAAGACGAGCAATGGCGACGGGCTATGGAATATGTTAGTATGGTTTCCGAATTAAATTATATGTCACAAATTGTAGTTATGTTGTACGAAGATCCAACTAAGGATCCCAGTAGTGAAGAACGTTTTCACGTTGAGTTACATTTTAGTCCTGGTGTTAATTGTTGTGTACAAAAGAATTTGCCACCAGGACCAGGTTTTAGACCTCATTCGCGCAACGAAAGTAGTCATAATATA GGTGAAAGTGGTGGTGGTTCTGCTCAAGATACTATTTCTCAATGTAGTGCACGAATAGAGGAAGAAGATGTAGAACTAGGAATATTGGAAGATGATTTCATGAATATACCAGTACAATCT gATACACCTCCTCCAGTGGTGGAAACAGATGTCGCAGATTCAACGATGGACAGTCCAACAACTAGTAGAGCTGTTGATATGATGGATCTAGATCCTAACATGATGGATGAACCATTTGATAGCGGTTTCTTACAAAGTTCAGCACCAATTCCAATAAG TGCTAGAACTGTAGCGGGTCACGAAGCAGCTAGACTTGGTAGTCAATTAGCTGCTAGTCAACGTCAACGACGCGATGCAGAAAGAAGTGGAATTGTTGAACCACGTGCACGTAGTTATGATCATCAAAGACAAGACAAGTCTGAGAAAG CTGCGGACAAGCTGCAGTATCAGAGCTTGGACGCGGTCAACAAAGAAG GAAAGCATGTAACCGAGTGCCGGATAAAGAGATCTAGCCAGGCTTTGCTGCACGTGTCTATGGGAAAGTCAATGGCTTTGTCGCACTCCTTCAGCTCACCGGAGTTACTTGTTCCTTCGATCGAAACCTTCACTTCAACACCTTTGGTGACTTTACATAATACTCCCCTAGTTTCACCGAACAGCAAGACATCAGATATTACAAATATCGTGCTCCCAGTCCCCACAGTTCGTACTTCAACATGTCTTGATACTGATTCTGAAGGGGCTCATCCTCAGCTACGTTCTCAAAGTAAGAAATACGGACGTTCCCATTCTGAAATGATTCTTCCCTGCATCGAATGTAACGGTGAGTTGAGCGATCCTACGAGATTGCCACGTAACAATCCGTGGCCAAAGTCTTCCCTTTCGTTATCCTATCACGAAAGAATCCAAGAGACGGCAAAAGAACGgatcgaaaccgagaaacggtcccGTTCGTTGTCTCCGTATCTACCCAGATGTCTTTGTTATAACTGTAATGTATCGGAGCTGATCTTGCAGAGCAGAGAACTACCACCCGTGGAACGTTCGAATTTTGACATAtatttcgctcgctcgctgtcGCACAAGTTCTTTAATTGCTCCTGCTATCTAAATTTGCGTCAGAATGAGTCTAATCGTTCCTCTTGCAGCGTTTCCTCTAACGACAGTTGTGGAAATGTCAACGAGTCACGTCAATCGGTGAACGTTGACCTCGACCATGGTTTATTCTCTGTGTCTAAAAAAGGACAACGTTCTGCGTTACTTGAAAGACAGAATCCCGATCCTTGTTGTTCAGAGTCTACGTCCAATGAACCTTCTGTGTGTAAACGTCAGGTATTCAAGGATAAACAGAAGTGGAGACCCGACAAGAAAGTAACTAGATGGACGTTCAATGGTGGATCTGTCGTTGAGAGTAATCGTACGCTAACCAGAACGGTATCCTGTCCCAATTTCTCTACACTTGATATCCTTCCATTAGTAAATTCGCTGTGTTCGATTCAAAGTTCCTCGGCCAGCTGTTCTTGGACACGCAGACGTCGGTCTTGCACCAATGTGAATCTCCAACGGCATAGTAGCCTGGTAGACGTACCAGATCATAGTAGTATGCTTTATCATACGTCCTCTGTGCGTAATAATGATGTTCACGATTATCACGATACTCCTCGCAAATCTAACCATCGTTCCAAGTGTCCACGTGCACCGTACTCCCGTCTCCAGCCTCAACGATCCTTCTCGTCTCCAGACACACGACCTTCAATCATTCAACCTGACCCTACCTGCACAGCAAGGCGCCACCGTCACAGTATCTCCGGACAGATGAGTTATTTCAAGCTGTTGGGCTACAACGTCAACAAGAAGCTGACAGGATCAGCGAACAGTCTGTTCAGCACCGCGGTTATTAGTGGATCTTCGAGTGCACCAAACCTAAAGGATATGGTACCTCCTCATGCCTCTGCTGTTGCCG CGATAGAAGGTTTCGGTGGTGTACCACCGATAAGACCATTGGAAACACTTCACAACGCGCTGTCGCTACGTCAGCTAGATTCATTCTTGGAGATGATGACCAGTGCTCCTCTGTTTCGTACACCTGCTTCTTCACCCCCCAAATATCCTTCACCCGCTGGATCTACACACGAATCGGTTAACCAAAATCTTAGTATTGGGGGAATCAGTCGCGAGTACCACTCTTCCGACTTGGAAGCTGTCAGGTACCGTAAGAAATTAAGTAAACTGCCCTT atacatcaCACCAACTCCGATACAATACAAATCTTCGAACGATGGAGAAACTTGCGACATTAGAAATCAATTGTCACCAACTAGTCCTAATA GTACTGGATGGAGTAGCGAACCACAATCGTTTTTATCATCTGAACCTTCGTCTCCTGCTCCTACTTCAACGGGAGAATGTAGTATGTCCATAAGCTTAATTAGTAACGAAGG AGCACAGTCCTTTAACACGGGTCCTAAATTTCCTACAACTCCTTGCCTGGATGTTGATTTCAACGAATTTTGCATGAATATAGACCAAGATCATAGAGAAAGTCGTGGTAGTGTGTCATATACGGACTATTACAGCAACGAAGATGGCCAAATACGGAAATGTGGTTTCGGAGCAGGATTTGGTAGTAATTTACAGAAAATTATACACACTGACGATCTCCCTATTGACAATATCGATGACGATGAAGACCATACGATAACGTTAAAGCAAACCGAAGAACAAAAGAAACAGGATGTTAAACAGATATTCGAGCAAAAGGAGTCTCCGAGCATCAAGTCTAATAGTTGCAAGAAAATTGGAAG attTCTTGTGGAAAGTATGGATATATCGGACGAAGACGTCAGAATTAAAGAAGTGAACATATCTGACAAAGTAAAACCGTCCACCTCTCAGAAAGCTGAATCTTCCAATACAGAAAAAGGTCagaaaaataaagataaaaatacaGAGATGATTCAAGATCAAAAGAAGACCCACACTTCCAACAGTCACAAAAGAAAGAATTTCTCTCGATCGCAAAGTGTTTCTGCGCCAAAAGCGGCTGCGCCGAAAACTGAAACGAATTTCAGTTATAAATGCACATCGAAATTAAGCTCACTTTCAAATATGTCTGGCGAAGATTTAGAAAATTGGAAGCAGAACATGATGAAATTAAAACCTTCGTCTACGGTAAAGTTAGAGGAGCCAATCCTGACTGTTGCAAGTAGTTTGACAGGCAGCACTAGCGTGACAATAGGTTTTAATGTTGAAGATGAAAAAACAGAATAA